In Embleya scabrispora, the DNA window CTCGCGACCACCTCGATCGGCATCGGCCTCGGCGGGCTGCCCGGCCTGGGTACCGCGCCCGACGGACTGCCGTGGGTGGCCGCGCGGATCGGCTGGATGCCGGTGTTCGCCGCCGTGCTGCTCGCGTTGTGGACGGTTTTCCATCGATGGGAGGCCGGCGGCGGGCGATCACGTGGCTCCTCGACCGCCGGGCGTAGCTCCCGAGAGTGACATCCCGGATCACCCGGGCCGGGGACGCCGTGCCCCGACCGGGGCCCTAGCCTGCTGTGGATGAGCACAAAGGCAGGCGGATCGGGCGGGCGGGACATCGACGTCGCGCATGCGGCGGGCCGCGCCGAGACCTCGACCGGCGGCCGAGCCGGTGCGGCCGGCCGGGTGCGGCAGGGGCTGACCACACTGCGCGGCGATTTGTTCGACGTCCGGGTCCGGACGCAGCGCCCGCCCGCCCCGTTCAGCAGCCGCGCGGTCGCCCTGGCCCTGCACTACCTCACCGTGGTGTTCGTCGTGGGCATCCAGGGGGCGGTGTTCGCCGGCTATCCCGGGGTGTCCGGCGGGACGGCCTTCGCCATGGGCCTCGCCACCGGTGTACCGATCCTGCTCGCGCCGCAACGACCGATCGTGGCCTGGTGGATGTCACTCGGCTCGACCGTGATCTGCGCGCTGGCCGCCACGCCGGGCGGGCCCGGGTCCGGCACGGCCGCCGGCATGCAGTGGCCGTGGAGCGCCGTCGGCGTGGTCGCCCAGGTGGTGGTGATGGCGCACGTCGCCTTCCACACCCCGGTGCGGACCGTAGTGGAGACGTGGGTGTGCACCACGCTGCTCGGCGTGGTGCTGGTGCGCAACGCGCAGGACGACCCGTCGCGCTGGGGCACGATGCCCGCCGTGGCGCTGCTGACCGCGACCGTGATGATCGTCGTGGTCGCCTTCCGGAGCCGCGGCGACGCGCGCCGCGAACTCGCCGTACAGTCCGACCTGACCGCCACCGAGCGGGAGCGCAGCGCGCTCCTGGAGGAACGCGCCCGGATCGCCCGCGAGTTGCACGACGTGGTCGCCCACCACATGTCGGTGATCGCGATCCAGGCCGAGGCGGCCCCGTACCGAGTCGCCGACCCACCACCGGAGTTGGTGCGGAGCTTCGTCACGATCCGGGCCAACGCGGTCGACGCGCTGGCCGAACTCCGCCGCGTGCTCGGCCTGTTGCGCACCGAGAGCGACGGCGGGAGTGACGGTGCGGCGGCTGCGGCAGTGGACCGGAACGGCCGCCCCGCCCCGCTGCCGACGCTGGACCGACTGCCCGAACTGATCGACAACGTGCGCGCGGCCGGGATGACGGTGGACTGCGTCACCGTCGGCGCCGCGCGCCCGCTGCCCCAGGGCGTCGACCTGTCCGCCTACCGGATCGCCCAGGAGGCACTGAGCAACGCGCTGCGCCACGCGTCCGGCGCGCGCGTGCGGGTCGAGGTCGCGTACGTGCCGACCGGACTCGGGCTGCGCGTGCACAACGAACCGCCCCCGCACCCGACGCCGCCCGCACGCGACGGCTCCGGACACGGCGTGATGGGCATGCGCGAGCGGGCCGCGATGATCGGCGGCACCCTGAAGGCCGGGCATACTCCCGAGGGCGGCTACCACGTCGAGGTCTTCCTGCCGACGGACGGGCAATGACGCTCTCCGGCGAACGCGGAGCCGGGACACCACCCGCCGACCGCGACCGAACCGACCGAGTACACCGAGCAGTAGGGACCTCCATGGCCATCCGCGTGCTGATCGCCGACGACCAGATGATGGTGCGCGAGGGCTTTTCGGTCCTGCTCGGCGCGCAGCCCGGGATCGAGGTCGCGGGCGAGGCGGTCGACGGGCGCGACGCGGTCGAACGGGTCGCGGCGCTGCGCCCGGACGTGGTGCTGATGGACGTACGGATGCCCGTCCTGGACGGCCTGGCCGCCACCCGCGAGATCACCGCCGACCCCGACTGCGCGACCCGGGTCCTGGTGCTGACCACGTTCGATCTGGACGAGTACGTCTACGAGGCGCTGCGCGCGGGGGCGAGCGGGTTCTTGCTCAAGGACGCCTCGGCGCGGCAACTCGCGGACGCGGTACGCGTGGTGGCGGCCGGTGAGGCGCTGCTCGCGCCGACCGTGACCCGGCGGTTGATCGCCGAGTTCGCCCGGCTCGGCGGTCCGAGCGCCGGCCCGCGGGCCCGGGTCGAACAGCTCACCGAACGGGAGACCGAGGTGTTGTCGCTGATCGCCCACGGGTTGTCCAACGCGGAGATCTCCGCGCGGTTGGTGGTCAGCGAGCAGACGGTCAAGACGCACGTCAGCCGGTTGCTGGCCAAGCTGAATCTGCGCGACCGCACGCAGGCGGCGGTGTTCGCGTACGAGAACGGCGTGGTGCGCGCGGGCGAGCGCCGCTGACGCGAGGGCTCAGCCCGCGTCGGCGCCGCGCGGGTAGGTGTCGATCAGCCGGGTCAGGTGGGCGCCGGCGAGCAGCAGCGGTTCCTCGCTGCGGGTCACCTGGGCGGCCAGTTCGGCGCCCTCCAGCGTGCTGATCACGGTGTGCGCGAGTTCGCGCGCGTCGGTCTCGGTCAGGCCCGCCTCGATCAGCTTGGCGCGGACCGCCTCCCGCCAGTGCGCGAACGCCTCGGCCGCGGCGGCCTGGATGTCCGGCAGGCCGGCGGCGGTGCCGAGCGCGGTCGCGGTGACCGGGCAGCCGTCGGCCCAGTCGGAGGCGCGCAGCCCCTCGGCCAGACTCCGGGTGAGCGCGCGGATGGCCGCGCCCGGGTCCGGCTCGGCGGCCAGTACGGCGCCCAGGATGTCGATGAACTCCGCGTCCCCGTGTCGGATCGCGGCGACCGCCAACTCCTGCTTGCCGCCCGGGAAGAAGTGGTACATCGAGCCCAGCGTGGCGCCGGCCTCGGTGGAGATCTGCTTGATCCCGGTGCCGTCGTAGCCCTGCCGCTGCATCAGCCGCGACGCCGTGCGCACGATGCGCTCGCGGGTACCGAGCGGAGACGCCTCGGCGGCGGGCTCGGACTGACCGGGTCGGCTCTGCTGCGTCTTCGTCTGCACGGGCCGAGTCTACCGAATAGAGCGTTCACTCCAGAGGCGTGCTACGTTTCTCTCGCTGGATAGAGCGTTCGTTCTAGTCAGGCATCCCCTCACTCATATCTCGAAACGGGAGTACTCATGGGCGACAAGCAGGCGGTCACGGTCATCGGACTCGGCCCGATGGGGCAGGCGATGACCCGCGCGTTCCTGGCCGCCGGCCACCCGGTGACGGTGTGGAACCGGACCGCGAGCCGGGCCGACGAAGTGGTGGCCGAAGGGGCGGTACGGGCCGACACGATCGAGGCGGCGCTGGCCGCGAACGAGCTGGTGGTGCTGAGCCTGACCGACTACGCGGCGATGTACGCGCTGCTCGAACCGGTTGCCGCGGCGCTGGCCGGGCGGGTGGTGGTCAATCTGAGCTCGGACACCCCGGAGCGGGCCCGCAAGGCGGCCGAGTGGGTGGGTCGGCACGGCGGCCGGCAGCTGACCGGCGGGGTGCAGTCGCCGCCCTCGGGCATCGGGTCGCCGCAGATGTCGACCTTCTACAGCGGCCCCGCCGACGTCTTCGAGGCGCATCGGGACACGCTGGCCGTACTGACCGGCACCGACTACCGGGGCGCCGACCCGGGTTTGGCCGCGCTGCTCTACCAGCTCCAGATGGACATCTTCTGGACCTCGATGCTCAGCGCCCTGCACTCCCTTGCGGTGGCCCGGGCGAACGGCATCTCGGCCCGGGAGTTCCTGCCGTACGCGTCCTCGACGGCCGCGTCCGTGCCGGACTTCCTCGCCTTCTACGCACCCCGCCTGGACGCGGACGACCACAGCGGGGACGTGGACAACCTGGCGATGGGCGTGGCGAGCGTCGAGCACGTGCTGCATACGACGCGCGACTCGGGCGTGGACACGGCACTGCCGGCGGCGGTCCTGGAGATCTTCCGTCGGGGGATCGCGGCCGGGCACGGCAGGGACAGCTTCACCGGTCTGAGCGAGGTCTTCCGGTCGAGCCGGGGGTGATCCGGGATGCCGGCAGGCCCCGGCGCAGCGGCAGGACGCAGCGCGGATCCGGGATGCGCAGCGCCGCGCCGAGGGGGCGCAGCGTGCCGGTGCCCGGGGTCCAGGCGAACGCGGTGACCGCGTCGGCGTCGGGGACGGCCGCGTACAGGACCCGGCCGACGAAGGCCAGGTCCTGCGGGGCGGCGCCGCCGGCGGGGAGGTCGGACATCGGATGCGGGGCGCCGGCGGCCAGGGTGGTGATGGTGCCGGGGCCGCGGTTGGCCGCGTACACGTGGGCCCCGTCGGGCGCGGTGACGATCGCGGACGGCAGGCCCGGTGCGGCCAGCGGATGGCGGGTGAGGGCGGGCAACGCCAGGATGACCGGGTCGAGTTCGCCCAGCAGCCAGCGACCGGCCAGGTGCCGGGGGCCGGTTCCGGGCGGAACGGGGCGGGTGGCGAGCAACCGCGGCCGGCCCTCGGCCAGTCGGTAGGTCAGCAGCGCGTCGCCGCCGAGGTCGACCACGGTGAACGTGTCGGTGTCCGCGAACACGATCTGATGGGGGTGTGGGGCGGATTGCCGGTCCGCGACCGCGCCGGAGCCCGGCCCGGGCAGCGGGACGCGGGCGGTCACACCCGCGAGCGCGCCGTCCGGGGCGAGCCGGTGCACGATCAGGTCGCCGCTGCCGTAGTTGGCGGTGATCAGCCGGTGGCCGTCGGGGGAGACCGCGAGATGGCAGGGGATCGCGCCGTGCGAGGGGGCCTGTTGTCGGATCCGGGCGCCGCCGGTCGTCTCGATCACGGTGATCGTGCCGACCGGCGCCTCGTCCACGCCGTAGGCCAGGCCGAGGCGCGGATGGGCGGCGGCATACGCGGTGCGGACCGGAGCCGGCGGGCCGACCGGGGTCAGGACACCCGTGTCCTGGTCGGCGGCGCAGATCAGCGTGCGGGCACCGCCGACCAGGACCGGCACCCGACTCGGCGGCACGGGGTGATTCCACACCGAGCCGGGTGGTATCGCGGCGTCCTGTCGGTCCATCAGAACGCGTCCGCCGGCCAGTGGATCGCGCCGGGGGCGGTGATGGTGGCGCGCACCCGGGCCCGGTCGCTCTGGATCGGGCGGGCCAGACCGAACGTGGTGTGCCCGGTGCTCAGGTCGGCGAGTACCGCGCCGACCGCCCGGGTCAGCGCCGCGTCGATCGGCACGTGCGATGTGACCACCGTGCCGGGGCCGCCCAGTTCGCGCGTCGCCGCCCGCAACAGCGCGGGCAGCGCGTACGGGCGGCCCGGGCCGAGCGCGAGTTCGAGCACCTCGCCGGTGTCCGGCCGGACCACCGCGTAGTCGCCCTCCTCCGTGACCAGCACCCGGGTCGGCGGCGCGTACCAGTGCGGGAAGCGGTGCGCCCAGTCGGCGGCGGAACGCACCGTGGTCAGCGGTCGGTTCGCATTCCACGCGGCGTGCGTGGCGACCATGCGGGGCAGGTCGGCGGGGGCGGCCGGGCGCACCCGCCGATCGCCCCACGCGGCCTCGGGGCCGGCCACGCCGCGCAGATACGGGGCCGCGAAGGTCTCCCAGCCGGATCCGGTGTAGACCCCCGGCGTACCGCTGAACATCAACGACCACGCACAACCGTGGCGCGTCATGTCGTCGACGGCCAGGGCGAGCAGCCGCCGGATCAACCCCCGGCCGCGGGCCCTTGGCGCACTGGCCACGCTGCCGACGCAGCCGACCGTGTCCGCCCCGCCCGCCGCGTTGCGGATCGGGCGGGGCTGCCAGTGCACGACGGCGTCGATCGTGCCGTCGTCGTCGGCCACCAGGGTGCGCGGATGCCGGCCCGCGTCGCGCGCGTACAGCGCGGGCAGGTCGGGCGCGTCCGGGAAGGCCACCGCCCACAGGGCGCGCAGCGCGGGTTCGTCGGCCGTGGTGGTCGGGCGCAGCCGCATCTCAGATCGCCAGGTTCCCGCTCGTGACCACCCGCGGGCCGTCCGCCGGCATCGCGCTGCGGGTCACCCCGTCCTCGACACAACCGGTGTGCAGCGCCGAGGACGCGCCGCCGAACGCCTCCGGGCGCAGCTCCAACCGGCCGCCGGTGAACCGGGTCTGGCCGGCCATCCAGTGGTTGACCCCGCCCGCCAGGCGCACATGCGCACCGTCGGTGGCCAGCGCGGCGCCGGCCAGGTGCCAGCGCAGCACACCCGCCCCGGCGCCTCGGGACAGCAGCGCGCCCGCGCCGTTGCCGCCGGTCAGCCGGGTGCCGGCGCTCGCGTGCAGGCTCTGGTCGCGGACGGCCGACAGCAGGATGCCGGTGTCGGTCAGGGTGCTCGCGGTCAGGCGCAGTACGGCCGAGCCGGCCTCCAGCGGCGCGGCGGCCGGTCCCGCGCCGACGAGGGTGCAGGAGTCGAAGTCGACCTCGCCCGAGCCGCGCAGGATCGCGCCGTCGACACCGGTGAACAGGCAGTCCCGGAAGTGCACGGTGTTGCTCACCGGGGTCTGGACCAGCACCTGCTTCGCGGGCAGGTCGAACGTGCAACCCTCGACGATGTTCGGCCGGGTCGAGCGGTTCGAGCGCTGGCCGATCGCGAACGTACGGGCCGCACAGCCGCGCATCTGCACGCCGTCGGCGTTGACCTGTAGCGTGCCGCCCGGGTCGAAGGTCGGACGCGGGATCACCCGGACATTCTCCAGGGTCAGATCGGTGATCTTGGTGCCCGCCACGAACCACGAGCAGGTGTGGTCGCGCACGGTGATGCGCTTGGCCGAAGTGCCCCAGAGCACACCGGAGTTGGCGATGTCCATCAGTCCGGAGTTGCCCTCGAAGAGCAGGTCGTGCTCGTACTGGCCGTGCGTGGTGAAGGGGTTTCCGCCCTGGTCGTCGCCGTCGCCGTGACAGTTGACGACGTGACAGTAGGCGGACGCGGTCAGGTCGTTCAGGTGTCGGGCGTTGCTGGAGACGCAGTCCTCGACCCGGCCGTAGAGGCAGTAGATCTGCTGGGTCAGATACCCCGCGCCGCCGTACATCACCGTCGGCGGGTTCTTCAACGACGAGCGCGCGGTGACGAAGTGGGTGCACCAACGGCGCATGACCACCGGCCAGAACGAGCCGGTCGCCTCGATCCCGGTGACATCGCAGCGCACCGCGTACTCGTACGCGATCGGATGCGAGCCGGTGTACTCGTCGTCGGCGGCACCCGCCCCGAAGAACACCATGTTCCGGACGTCGGCGCGCTGTACGGGTTCCACCCGGGTCCAGGTGATGCCGCGCCCGGCGGCGAGTTCCCACCCGTTGAGGTAGTCGACCCGGATGTGCCTGCCGTCGACGACCTGGGTGATCTCGACCAGCTTCTGCAGTTCTCGCTCGTAGGTGCCGCCCCCGGCGATCGGATCGATCTCGACCGTCCACCACTCGCCGACCTTGAACGCGCCGGCGTCGGGAACCGGGAAGACGTCGGTGAGTTCGATGACGGTCTCGGGGAGGGCATATGTCACGACCGCGCCGGTGACCTTGCCCCGGAAGTACAGGACGGCGCCGAACGGGTTGTCGTGGGTGTTCTTCTCGATGCCGGTGGTGCGCACGGTGTGGCCGCCGAAGTCGAGCACGATGCGGGAGCGGGCGAAGGTGTGGCGTTTGACGAAGAGCAGGTCGCTGTGGGCTTCGACGCGGTGGATGTACGGGTCGTTCACCATCGCGTCGAGCGCGGCGTCGGCGGGGACCTTGTCGTCGAGGATGCCGAACCGGCGGAAGTCCATCACCCCGTCGTGCACCTGGATCCACCGCCCGTCCCGACGCGGTGACGGATCGGCCAACACGGTGCCGCCGTTGACCGGAAGCCGCGAGCGCGGGTCCCAGCGCACCACCATCGCGCCGCCGTCGCCCGCCGCGTGGTAGCCGGCCACCAGGACCACACCGTCCGTCGGGGTGCGGCGCGGGTCCAGGCGCAGCAGTGCGGCGACGTTCGGCACGCTCGTGGACACCTCGCGCGCTCCGCCGACGCGGTCGTCGTCGGGGGCGGCCGAGGCGGTCCCCGCGGCGGCCGAGCCGGCGAGCAACAACCCGCCCAGTCCGCCCGCGGCCAGCAGTCGGCGGCGGGACGACGAAGGGGAAGAACCGAGTGAGGACATGGGGGTCCCGCTCACTTTCTCGATCCGTGCACGAAGTGGGGTCGGGTGTGTGCCCGTCGACCCTTTCGGGCCGACGGGCACACACCGGTGATCAGAGCGAGGTGCGGTACGGCGGCATGTGGCGCATGCGCGGCATCTGGTCCGCGAGCACGCCGCCGTCGACGACGATGCGGGTGCCGGTCACGTAGGACGCGGCGGGCGCGGCCAGGAAGACCACCGCGCCGGCGCACTCGTCGGGGGCGGCGTAGCGGCCGAGCGGGATGCGTTCGCGGTAGGCGGCCTCGAACGGCTCGCGGTCCAGCGGGAATTCGCCGTCGATGGGGGTCTCGACCATGCCGGGCGCCACGGCGTTGACGGTGATCCCGTGCGGGGCGAGTTCGACCGCCAGGCTCTGCACGAGCAGGTCCACACCCGCCTTGGACGCGTTGTAGTGGGCCAACCCCGCCTCGGCGACGTGGGCGTTCTTCGAGGTCACCGCGATGATCCGGCCGGCGACCCGGTCCGCGATCTGGTGCTCGGCGACCCGCTGGGACAGGAAGAACACCGCGTCCAGGTTCACCGTGAGCACCCGCCGCCAACTCGCCACGGAGATCTCGTTGAACCGTTCCAGGGCGGCCGTGCCCGCGTTGTTGACCAGGATGTGCAGCGGCCCGGCCGCGGCCCGCACCTCGTCCACGAAGCCGGCCAGACCGGCGGTGTCGGCCAGGTCGAACGGCATCGCCCGGGCGGTGCGGCCGGTCGCCTCGACGGCCGTGCGGGTCGGCTCCAGGTCGACGCCCGGCAGGTCGGTGAGCACGATGTCGGCGCCCGCCCCGGCCAGCGCGACCGCGAACGCCCGACCCAGGCCGCCGGCCGCACCGGTGACCAGCGCGGTGCGGCCGGTCAACGCGAAGTCGACCGCGCGCCCCGCCTCGCCGCCGGTCACGACAACCCCAGCAGGGGCAGTGCGTTCCGGAAGATGATCGCCTCCACCGCGTCCCGGTCCAGCGGCGGCAGACCCGGGATCCCGGGCACGGCGGCCACCTCGCGCAGCCCGGTCACCGACGCGTCCACCGTGGTGAACGGGTAGTCGCTGCCGAACAGCAGCTTGTGCAGCACCCCGTAGTCCTGAGCGAGCCGCAGGCTGTGCCACAGCTGGAACGGCCGGTAGTGCAGCGCGCTGAGGTCGGCGTACAGGTGCGGGTGCTTGCGGATCACCGCGATGCACTCGCCCTCGAACGGATGGCCCAGATGCGCGAGCACCATGCGCAGTTCCGGATGCCGGATCGCCACCGGGTCCAGCAACCTCGGCTGCGCGTAGGCGATCGGCGCCGCCGAGACGAACGTGGTCCCGGTGTGCACCAGGATCGGCAGGCCGTTGTCCTCGGCGTACGCGAACAGCGGGTCGTATTGGGGATCACCCGGATCGAAACCCGCGTACATCGGCATCAGCTTGATCCCGCGCAACCCCAACTCCTGGTGTCCGAACCGCAGTTCGTCCTGCCAGCCGGGTTGGGTCGGGTCGATGGACAGGTAGCCGATCAGCCGCTCCGGCCGCGCGCCGACATATTCGGCGACGGCCTTGTCCTCGACCCAGAGACCG includes these proteins:
- a CDS encoding sensor histidine kinase, giving the protein MSTKAGGSGGRDIDVAHAAGRAETSTGGRAGAAGRVRQGLTTLRGDLFDVRVRTQRPPAPFSSRAVALALHYLTVVFVVGIQGAVFAGYPGVSGGTAFAMGLATGVPILLAPQRPIVAWWMSLGSTVICALAATPGGPGSGTAAGMQWPWSAVGVVAQVVVMAHVAFHTPVRTVVETWVCTTLLGVVLVRNAQDDPSRWGTMPAVALLTATVMIVVVAFRSRGDARRELAVQSDLTATERERSALLEERARIARELHDVVAHHMSVIAIQAEAAPYRVADPPPELVRSFVTIRANAVDALAELRRVLGLLRTESDGGSDGAAAAAVDRNGRPAPLPTLDRLPELIDNVRAAGMTVDCVTVGAARPLPQGVDLSAYRIAQEALSNALRHASGARVRVEVAYVPTGLGLRVHNEPPPHPTPPARDGSGHGVMGMRERAAMIGGTLKAGHTPEGGYHVEVFLPTDGQ
- a CDS encoding response regulator, translated to MAIRVLIADDQMMVREGFSVLLGAQPGIEVAGEAVDGRDAVERVAALRPDVVLMDVRMPVLDGLAATREITADPDCATRVLVLTTFDLDEYVYEALRAGASGFLLKDASARQLADAVRVVAAGEALLAPTVTRRLIAEFARLGGPSAGPRARVEQLTERETEVLSLIAHGLSNAEISARLVVSEQTVKTHVSRLLAKLNLRDRTQAAVFAYENGVVRAGERR
- a CDS encoding TetR/AcrR family transcriptional regulator; protein product: MQTKTQQSRPGQSEPAAEASPLGTRERIVRTASRLMQRQGYDGTGIKQISTEAGATLGSMYHFFPGGKQELAVAAIRHGDAEFIDILGAVLAAEPDPGAAIRALTRSLAEGLRASDWADGCPVTATALGTAAGLPDIQAAAAEAFAHWREAVRAKLIEAGLTETDARELAHTVISTLEGAELAAQVTRSEEPLLLAGAHLTRLIDTYPRGADAG
- a CDS encoding NAD(P)-dependent oxidoreductase → MGDKQAVTVIGLGPMGQAMTRAFLAAGHPVTVWNRTASRADEVVAEGAVRADTIEAALAANELVVLSLTDYAAMYALLEPVAAALAGRVVVNLSSDTPERARKAAEWVGRHGGRQLTGGVQSPPSGIGSPQMSTFYSGPADVFEAHRDTLAVLTGTDYRGADPGLAALLYQLQMDIFWTSMLSALHSLAVARANGISAREFLPYASSTAASVPDFLAFYAPRLDADDHSGDVDNLAMGVASVEHVLHTTRDSGVDTALPAAVLEIFRRGIAAGHGRDSFTGLSEVFRSSRG
- a CDS encoding lactonase family protein, whose amino-acid sequence is MDRQDAAIPPGSVWNHPVPPSRVPVLVGGARTLICAADQDTGVLTPVGPPAPVRTAYAAAHPRLGLAYGVDEAPVGTITVIETTGGARIRQQAPSHGAIPCHLAVSPDGHRLITANYGSGDLIVHRLAPDGALAGVTARVPLPGPGSGAVADRQSAPHPHQIVFADTDTFTVVDLGGDALLTYRLAEGRPRLLATRPVPPGTGPRHLAGRWLLGELDPVILALPALTRHPLAAPGLPSAIVTAPDGAHVYAANRGPGTITTLAAGAPHPMSDLPAGGAAPQDLAFVGRVLYAAVPDADAVTAFAWTPGTGTLRPLGAALRIPDPRCVLPLRRGLPASRITPGSTGRPRSDR
- a CDS encoding GNAT family N-acetyltransferase is translated as MRLRPTTTADEPALRALWAVAFPDAPDLPALYARDAGRHPRTLVADDDGTIDAVVHWQPRPIRNAAGGADTVGCVGSVASAPRARGRGLIRRLLALAVDDMTRHGCAWSLMFSGTPGVYTGSGWETFAAPYLRGVAGPEAAWGDRRVRPAAPADLPRMVATHAAWNANRPLTTVRSAADWAHRFPHWYAPPTRVLVTEEGDYAVVRPDTGEVLELALGPGRPYALPALLRAATRELGGPGTVVTSHVPIDAALTRAVGAVLADLSTGHTTFGLARPIQSDRARVRATITAPGAIHWPADAF
- a CDS encoding peptidase C14 → MSGTPMSSLGSSPSSSRRRLLAAGGLGGLLLAGSAAAGTASAAPDDDRVGGAREVSTSVPNVAALLRLDPRRTPTDGVVLVAGYHAAGDGGAMVVRWDPRSRLPVNGGTVLADPSPRRDGRWIQVHDGVMDFRRFGILDDKVPADAALDAMVNDPYIHRVEAHSDLLFVKRHTFARSRIVLDFGGHTVRTTGIEKNTHDNPFGAVLYFRGKVTGAVVTYALPETVIELTDVFPVPDAGAFKVGEWWTVEIDPIAGGGTYERELQKLVEITQVVDGRHIRVDYLNGWELAAGRGITWTRVEPVQRADVRNMVFFGAGAADDEYTGSHPIAYEYAVRCDVTGIEATGSFWPVVMRRWCTHFVTARSSLKNPPTVMYGGAGYLTQQIYCLYGRVEDCVSSNARHLNDLTASAYCHVVNCHGDGDDQGGNPFTTHGQYEHDLLFEGNSGLMDIANSGVLWGTSAKRITVRDHTCSWFVAGTKITDLTLENVRVIPRPTFDPGGTLQVNADGVQMRGCAARTFAIGQRSNRSTRPNIVEGCTFDLPAKQVLVQTPVSNTVHFRDCLFTGVDGAILRGSGEVDFDSCTLVGAGPAAAPLEAGSAVLRLTASTLTDTGILLSAVRDQSLHASAGTRLTGGNGAGALLSRGAGAGVLRWHLAGAALATDGAHVRLAGGVNHWMAGQTRFTGGRLELRPEAFGGASSALHTGCVEDGVTRSAMPADGPRVVTSGNLAI
- a CDS encoding SDR family NAD(P)-dependent oxidoreductase, with the translated sequence MTGGEAGRAVDFALTGRTALVTGAAGGLGRAFAVALAGAGADIVLTDLPGVDLEPTRTAVEATGRTARAMPFDLADTAGLAGFVDEVRAAAGPLHILVNNAGTAALERFNEISVASWRRVLTVNLDAVFFLSQRVAEHQIADRVAGRIIAVTSKNAHVAEAGLAHYNASKAGVDLLVQSLAVELAPHGITVNAVAPGMVETPIDGEFPLDREPFEAAYRERIPLGRYAAPDECAGAVVFLAAPAASYVTGTRIVVDGGVLADQMPRMRHMPPYRTSL
- a CDS encoding amidohydrolase family protein gives rise to the protein MTSAPANPGIVDVHSHLFRQCCDFDDAFKAESARAHAGEVDLTVRWADYAASSPADTRTIVVGGKARRSGLWVEDKAVAEYVGARPERLIGYLSIDPTQPGWQDELRFGHQELGLRGIKLMPMYAGFDPGDPQYDPLFAYAEDNGLPILVHTGTTFVSAAPIAYAQPRLLDPVAIRHPELRMVLAHLGHPFEGECIAVIRKHPHLYADLSALHYRPFQLWHSLRLAQDYGVLHKLLFGSDYPFTTVDASVTGLREVAAVPGIPGLPPLDRDAVEAIIFRNALPLLGLS